tcagttctagtacagttctagtccagttctagttctgttctagttctgttctagttctgttctagttttgttctagttctgttctagttctgttatagttctgttatagttctgtttaagttcttttctagttctatttgATTTAATCTTTGATTATAATTCtttctagtttatttcaaaACTTACCTTAAGCACTTCATCCACAGATATGGCACCATCTTTGTCAGCATccaatttacttaaaacattttcaatttgtttaagtCTTGACTCATCTGACGTTTGTTTCAACTGAAAAACAATAacttattattttcataaattctcATTAAAATCAAACTTCCACTCACTTTCTTAATAGTCTGCACCAATTCATCGATTTGCACAATATCCTGTTGACGACGTTTGGCTTCCTCTTGCTCCTTGGTCAGCTCCTCCCCAATAAGATCCTGAGCCTTaaccttgttttgtttttcttccaaATCCGTTAGCACCTTGTCCAATTGACCAATCATGCTATTAACCTTTTTGAATAGCATTTTGGCGGCACGACTTTCATGGACGGGCTCCTGTACAACTTGACGCACTTCACGTAGTTCTTCAACATCTTCTTTGTATTCTTCCAGTTCAGTTTTGAGATCTTTGATGGTTTCCTTTTCGACGACCATTTTCTTATCGGTGGAGAGAGTTTTCAAGGCTTCCGATAAGAGTTCTACATCCTTGGAGGAAATAGATTTCTCTTCTTCATCCTTAGCCTTAGCGGTTTCAGCCACCTTAGCGGTTTGGGCTTCAGTGAGAACAGTTGAGACAATGGGTTTTACTCTTTCCAATGGTGGTACTTGATCTGTTACATCCTTGGCGCGATCTATAAGCTCAGCACTGACATCTTCAATAAGTTTAGCCTTGTCGAGCATTTCTTCCTTTTGGGCGTTAGCTTTGGCTTCTTGTCTTTCTTCTTCGCGTTCTTCTTGGATTTTGCGCACTTCCTCTTTGATAATTTCCAGTTTGACTTTGTTATCGATTTTGCCTTCACGTTCACCAATGGCGGCCTTAGTTTGATTGGCCAACGAATCGGGTAATACTCTAAGGGTTTCCTTAAGCTTATCGGTGGTAATGGAATCATCCGAAATAGATATTGCTCTCGAGAGCAAAAGCAAAGTGGgaggtactttttcatttagcGATAAGTCAATCCATTCTTGCAATTGTTTTTGCATACGTTCCTTAGTTAGGCCATAGGCACGCATGCCGCGAGCCTTGCAAGCCTGTTGTAATTCCCATAAATCCAGGGAATTAACACCCTCACGTTCTATGACACGATCATCTGCAGCCAACGACCGTAATTTCAAACGTAATTGGAATCTTAATAGATTCGATGTACCCACTGTATTCAACTCTAGAACCCTACACAAGGCTGACAACTGCTCACCGCTGAGAGAATCCAATGTGATTTCATCTTCAAAGCGTTTGGCAAACTTTATAATGTCATCATTGGATACCTGCTCATTGGGATCCCTGATCTTTTGAAAGAATAATTCAAACTGTTTGGCTTCCTCACTCTTGTGCTCCTTATGCTGCACGGTCATTTCATCCAAAGTCTTTTGCAAGAATTTGGCCATTTCCAAACGCACTTGCAAAGCCTGTTTTAGTTTATCCTCCCTTTCCTTGCTAGTTTGGAATGTCGATGGCAACATGCCggggaaaaattttataaacaaaggcAGAGCCAATTCCATAAAAGGAACTATAATAAATACCGAGAATGGTATCAAGCGGAACACATCAGAAGTGGTGCGCaccaaaagcttattttctCTTCTGGTCAAAGTTTTGCCATTCAGCACACGCCACAGCAATTTGCGACAAATATTGATATCGATAAATAGCAAACGGAAACCATGATAATAATGTACAATCTCTTCCCAAATGCGGGTCTTTAAAGGTTTCTTAATGGCAACCGGTTTTGGGGTGGCCTCCACCATTTTATTATCACTTGCAGCTGCTGTCGCAGCGGTGGCTTCTTTAAGTATTTCTTCaactttttccttttgtttatttttcatattttgtacgGTTACCTCAACTTTAGAGGAAGGTTGTTCGTAAAGGCCTTGACCCAAACGGAAATACCGACTACTGTGATAACTGTATGGTAAAGGCACCGATGTTAGGTGGCGTGGATTTTGCTGTAAAGTGTGATAATCATGACGGGCTGCCACGGTAACAGCCGGTAGATATTGATGATGTGATAGTAGTGTATGTCGACTGACATAGCTGTGAGGTCCATGTGGATCAAGTCGATATTTAAGCGCAAAATATGAACGATAATGTGCAGTGGAATCTGAAAGATTTCATAAAAGAGTTGATATTATTGAAAAGATGattcaatttgtttttcaagAAGTGAttacttataaatattattcatatataacatttatattttagtacGCTGTTGTGTTTTGCTCtggttctgttgtagttctgttctagttctattctagttctgttctagttctgttctagttctgttctagttctgttctagttctgttctagttctgttctagttctgttctgttctagttctgttctagttctgttctagttctgttctagttctgttttagttctgttctagttctgttctagttctgttctagttctgttctagttctgttctagttctgttctagttctgttctatgtctgttctagttcttttataattctgttctagttcggttatagatctgttctagttttgtcctTTTTCTTTTCTACTTCAGACTTTGCACTCAACTAGTCTTCatcttattttcctttttaatgtttactattaaaactttcttaaaaatgtctgactaatttattttttattcataatttttcaaaaataactaatctttattatttttacttcaaTATTAAATTATCAAATGGTGTTGATatgatatatttactttaaGATTAAAAAAGATTAAGACGTCTGTCTACATAAGCCAAGtattaaaatagtaaataataaaagtgttaatttgtttgagttaataaataaagtaaataaaaagaaaacgatataataaacaatattataaaatgaaaaacttatatatttaattaataacataatagcaaaagaaaacaaattaaatgtacttttaccttaaatataagcaattatacaaaaaaaaacaaaaaagagacGTCAATATGTCTAACCAAGTCTAattgttgaaaagaaaattaataacaaaaattgtcctatttattatttaaatactgtatttaatataataatttattatacaatttggcaattttttcttaaacaaattgtttgaaatagaaaatattaaaataaatattttaaatagaaaatgtgcacaatttttataaatgttttcaattattgTTTTTCCACCACAAAATTGAATATTGcgtcatgtttgaaaataggttaaagagaattattaaacaaaatcttaaaataattacaaatgtcgcaaaattttatgtttgaaatttgttaaaaacaaatttcattataattatggAATCATTTAGTATTTATCTTAAATTATtgctattaataataataaataatgttttctttttcgtaagtgtttaaatacaaaatagtgCATTAAcctaattttcaaataatttcacCTTCGTTCAGatcaagtttaattaaaaaaaacacattcatgagctgttgccaaaaaaattaagaagGAAAATGTGAAACACAACGTAATTCAGTGCAAAAATTTCACAATCAATTGTGTATTAACAATCTCTttgttaagatatttttttgggGAAAGTGTATGTCTAAAATTAATGACTTTTGTATTCCCTATAGATTTACAAAGAATAACAATAAGAGGTAGAGTTTAATTGCTGCaacgaaaaaacaaaagaattaaaaacgGACAAAGGGGGCTTTGAAAACAACTAAAGAAATgtagttaatttctagttctagttcagttatagttcaattctatttcagttctagttcagttctagttccgttctagttcagttctagttcagttctagttcagttctagttcagttctagttcagttctagttcagttctNNNNNNNNNNNNNNNNNNNNNNNNNNNNNNNNNNNNNNNNNNNNNNNNNNNNNNNNNNNNNNNNNNNNNNNNNNNNNNNNNNNNNNNNNNNNNNNNNNNNtagaactgaactagaactgaactagaactcaactagaactgaactagaactgaactagaactgaactagaactgaactagaactgaactagaactgaattagaactgagctacaactgatctagaactgaactagaattgaactaaaactgaacaagaactgaactagaactgatctagaacttaactaaaactgaactagactgtagCTAATGTTATAATGTTTCTTCAAGTCACACCTAAAATTCCTTTTATTCTCTTTCTCCTAAAGGTCGTCGAAGCTATTGGCCGTGAAAAtgtaaaactaaatgaaaaacaattggAAGAATTGATTATTCTCCTGGAAAAGGAAGAAATCATAGAAGCCGAAGAGAAAATTGAAAAGGCTATTGCCAAAAGTATAAAAGAAGCTGAAGAAGCTAAAAAAGTAGCAGAACAAATGCAAGTAAATGAGAGCAGTAGCAAACAACAGAAAGTAACGAGTACCATCTACACAGAAGATCTTAAAGATTGTGCTAAGGTCATTAAAGAAAATGCACTCAATCTAGATGAAATCGATAAGAAAAATGTGCTTAAAACAGAGgtaatatagattagtctaaatttaagttcataatgtgtttaatatttggatttaaattacttttagcCTGCGGCCAACACCAAACAGGAAAGTGTACTCTTAGAGGCAGCTGAGAAACAAAAGGATAAAATTTTACCTAAAACGGATATTATGCCACCCACAACACCACCACCCAGCACATTACCACCCAACACCAAAACAAATCAAGTCAATACTAAAGATAAAATGATATGACTTGATAAAGCCGATGTTTCCCCTTCTACTACTTCTACTAAGCTTAAGAATAAACCTAATGAATAAATCCTTTTGTTTGATATAATGACAATAATTGAAATTTCCTAAtagttttgcaaaataaattgtCTGTAAACAAGATTTATGCTAACATTTTTATATGTGATCTTCTATAAAAGATCTTTGGCGTTTCGgcgatttattaaaaactaaaacaaaccgCGTGTTATACATTACTTCAACAGTTGGCTTTTaaactgttttctttttgtCATGTCATTGTgttaagtttatatatatatattttttctagtaatttccttttttatttttttataataaataaaaaaaaacatcttaattgtacctttacaaataattttatataaaaacgaaaaGATTAATATTTCGTTTCTAAAGATAAATtctaataaatcaattttaaaaatgattttgaaaatagctttttgttttttttttcaattttaaaacttttccaaattgtttaaaaaccttCAAAATTATCAACTGTTTCAGAAAGTTTTCAAAGAAATCCTGTAAATTTGCACTGAAATGAAAAGATTGAAAATAAATtcgattcaaaaaaaaataattttaattttagtttccaAAAAAACAAGATTCTTTCTAATCTCTTTCTAAAACACACCCttgttttgtaaacattttatatttttatttaacaaaacccCCCATTAAATTAATGATTGAAACTGAGGCTGTTttactataataaaatttttgttttcaatttatttcatttctaaaaaaaaaataaaaattttatttaaatattttatgtagttTTTGCTCTTcttctaaatttcaaaattatcatgaattaaaaaagaaaaacatttatgtaaaGAATTTGCACAAAatctaaagtaaaaaaaaaaatattgtataaattattaaatatgtgaAGTAATTAgtaaataaagatatttttatattaacaataaataaaccactaaaaacaaataaaacgaaatattattattgataaataactaatgtgtgtgtgttaaatacttaaaaaaacggcaaatatatgcaaaaaaaaaacctaataaagtattgtttaataatttattaataataaatgaaattaaacgaGTATTTGGCCAATTAAATATTTggtgaaaataaaatgttgttttaattcaAGATCAACGATTTTTGGGGGGTACAGAACTAGCAAAACAGAAAAGAACATTACAGGACAACACTAGAAcaattagaacaaaactagaacagaactagaactagaacagaactagaacagaactaaaacagaactagaacagaactagaacagatctagaacagaactagaacagaactagaacagaactagaacagaactagaacagaactagaacagaactagaacagaactagaacagaactagaacagaactagaacacaactagaaaacaactagaacacaactagaactcaaTTGGAATATAACCAGATCccaatagaactagaactcaactaacaTCTGGAACTTAACTggaactagttctgttcttaacTTAACTAGAACACAACCAGAACTCAACTGGAATGAAAGCAGAACTCAGCTTTAACAGATGCAGAACCCaacggaactagaactcaactaaacTCTATTAAAGCTCAACTAGATCTCAAGTAGAAATCAAATGGAATTGAACCAGAACTCATTCACCTATAACTTAACAAAAACTCAATTGTCCGATTAATTTTGTCATAAACTGTTTAACCTATTGTCTGTACAATAAACATTATATGCCCAGtgggtaaaattttgtagaattttctctagttatttaattataactaaattacaaaattaaatgaaattgtctCCAGCTACTAGTTCATATATACAATtactcatacatacatgcacATATGAATAAGTATTTACAtagatattaaacaaatattatctaCTTCATTTCATTTGTGCAATAAATATAATAGAGATGTAGttatttataaagatatataTTCTTTGCAAGAATAtacgatatacatacatatttatgtatatattgtatataatataatatttaactttagaTATTATCATACGTAGTCATCAACTTAGTTAGATTCACACACACGCACACGTACACTCCCACAAACATGAATATTTCATAAACAATTTACACACATTGATTATATTTAAACGATAAACCCAGTGGTACTAATGAtcatttgtatacaaaattagtTACAACTGATTACCCAATTGATAACT
The window above is part of the Lucilia cuprina isolate Lc7/37 chromosome 6, ASM2204524v1, whole genome shotgun sequence genome. Proteins encoded here:
- the LOC111688259 gene encoding mitochondrial proton/calcium exchanger protein yields the protein NLSDSTAHYRSYFALKYRLDPHGPHSYVSRHTLLSHHQYLPAVTVAARHDYHTLQQNPRHLTSVPLPYSYHSSRYFRLGQGLYEQPSSKVEVTVQNMKNKQKEKVEEILKEATAATAAASDNKMVEATPKPVAIKKPLKTRIWEEIVHYYHGFRLLFIDINICRKLLWRVLNGKTLTRRENKLLVRTTSDVFRLIPFSVFIIVPFMELALPLFIKFFPGMLPSTFQTSKEREDKLKQALQVRLEMAKFLQKTLDEMTVQHKEHKSEEAKQFELFFQKIRDPNEQVSNDDIIKFAKRFEDEITLDSLSGEQLSALCRVLELNTVGTSNLLRFQLRLKLRSLAADDRVIEREGVNSLDLWELQQACKARGMRAYGLTKERMQKQLQEWIDLSLNEKVPPTLLLLSRAISISDDSITTDKLKETLRVLPDSLANQTKAAIGEREGKIDNKVKLEIIKEEVRKIQEEREEERQEAKANAQKEEMLDKAKLIEDVSAELIDRAKDVTDQVPPLERVKPIVSTVLTEAQTAKVAETAKAKDEEEKSISSKDVELLSEALKTLSTDKKMVVEKETIKDLKTELEEYKEDVEELREVRQVVQEPVHESRAAKMLFKKVNSMIGQLDKVLTDLEEKQNKVKAQDLIGEELTKEQEEAKRRQQDIVQIDELVQTIKKLKQTSDESRLKQIENVLSKLDADKDGAISVDEVLKVSFEIN
- the LOC124420686 gene encoding mitochondrial proton/calcium exchanger protein-like — its product is MFLQVTPKIPFILFLLKVVEAIGRENVKLNEKQLEELIILLEKEEIIEAEEKIEKAIAKSIKEAEEAKKVAEQMQVNESSSKQQKVTSTIYTEDLKDCAKVIKENALNLDEIDKKNVLKTEPAANTKQESVLLEAAEKQKDKILPKTDIMPPTTPPPSTLPPNTKTNQVNTKDKMI